In Methanomicrobium antiquum, one DNA window encodes the following:
- a CDS encoding DUF2180 family protein: MKCYVCAQMGKDTDAVAICIVCGMGLCMEHAIREDQEIWEGGYPFPAKKVSKTLPRILCPECAESIKRT; the protein is encoded by the coding sequence ATGAAATGTTATGTCTGTGCACAAATGGGAAAAGATACTGATGCTGTAGCAATCTGTATTGTCTGTGGAATGGGGCTTTGTATGGAACATGCCATAAGGGAAGATCAGGAAATCTGGGAAGGAGGCTATCCATTCCCGGCAAAAAAAGTATCCAAAACCCTTCCAAGAATACTCTGCCCGGAGTGTGCTGAATCAATAAAAAGGACGTGA
- a CDS encoding MIP/aquaporin family protein, translating to MISLGKRFTAEAIGTMLLVYFGAGAAAMTLMLVDGEETPNTFNMGIGLLGGLGDWLAIGLAFGITVMAVIYTFGRVSGAHINPAVSIALWAKGLFPAKDMVVYVIAQLIGALLGSILFALSVGPEAIAIGGLGATAPFVGITVWEALLAEIIGTFLLMMVIMGVAVDEKAPPGFAGLAIGLAVAGIITTIGNISGASINPARSFGPMLADLLLGGPNVLSVYWIYVAGPVIGAVLAAFLYQWIIADGE from the coding sequence ATGATATCACTTGGAAAGAGGTTTACCGCCGAAGCAATAGGCACTATGCTTTTAGTCTACTTTGGTGCAGGTGCGGCGGCGATGACTCTTATGCTGGTTGATGGGGAGGAAACTCCAAATACCTTCAATATGGGCATCGGTTTATTAGGTGGTCTGGGCGACTGGCTCGCAATCGGCCTTGCTTTTGGAATTACTGTGATGGCTGTTATCTATACCTTTGGAAGGGTATCTGGAGCACACATAAATCCGGCAGTATCAATTGCTTTATGGGCGAAAGGACTCTTCCCTGCAAAAGATATGGTTGTATATGTAATCGCACAGCTTATCGGGGCACTTTTGGGAAGCATTCTGTTTGCATTGTCTGTCGGTCCCGAAGCGATTGCTATAGGCGGACTTGGTGCAACCGCTCCTTTTGTCGGCATAACTGTCTGGGAAGCTCTCCTTGCAGAGATAATCGGGACATTCCTTCTTATGATGGTCATTATGGGTGTTGCAGTCGATGAAAAGGCACCGCCTGGATTTGCCGGTCTTGCAATCGGACTTGCCGTTGCCGGAATCATCACTACAATCGGCAACATCTCCGGTGCATCGATAAATCCTGCCCGTTCTTTTGGTCCGATGTTGGCAGATCTCCTGCTTGGAGGGCCAAATGTGCTTTCAGTTTACTGGATATATGTTGCAGGGCCGGTTATTGGTGCAGTGCTTGCGGCATTCCTCTATCAGTGGATTATTGCCGATGGTGAATGA
- a CDS encoding phosphoribulokinase: MTGNENFRDIIIKSPRVFIIGVAGDSGSGKTTFTNSVRKIFGDDIVSTITLDDYHTFDREERKKRNITPLAPEANNLSLLEEHVANLKDGITIKKPVYNHKTGMFDPPVPYAPSEIIILEGLHTFFTSRLRELIDFTIFVNPDTNVKYSWKINRDVMDRGYKKEDVLAELKSRDADYKNFVEPQAKHANAVIEISDSTYGKRVQNARNVYKVTLYQEKIDETIQNISLNFNLFAINSLSDRNFCMGFKHTNKYGRKSGALFLDGEFQYDVVRYLEKGIEDQIKMRPLSLFAEKRYVNATDLIALLLAWRIINKRISSSPDEFNARYCRI, translated from the coding sequence ATGACAGGGAATGAAAATTTCAGAGATATTATAATTAAATCGCCCCGTGTCTTTATAATAGGCGTTGCAGGAGATTCCGGTTCAGGAAAGACTACTTTTACAAATTCTGTAAGAAAAATTTTTGGGGATGATATTGTATCGACAATAACTCTTGATGATTATCACACATTCGACAGAGAGGAGAGAAAAAAAAGGAATATAACTCCTCTTGCACCTGAAGCCAACAATCTTTCTTTGCTTGAGGAGCATGTTGCTAATCTAAAAGACGGAATTACAATAAAAAAGCCTGTTTACAATCATAAGACCGGAATGTTTGACCCGCCTGTACCTTATGCTCCGTCAGAAATAATTATCCTTGAAGGGCTTCACACTTTTTTTACATCCCGGTTAAGGGAGCTTATAGACTTTACAATTTTTGTAAATCCTGACACGAATGTGAAATACAGCTGGAAGATAAATCGGGATGTAATGGACAGGGGCTATAAAAAAGAGGATGTTTTGGCTGAATTAAAATCAAGAGATGCCGATTACAAAAATTTTGTTGAACCTCAGGCAAAGCATGCAAATGCTGTCATTGAAATATCAGATTCTACATATGGAAAAAGAGTTCAGAATGCAAGAAATGTCTATAAAGTAACATTATATCAGGAGAAGATTGATGAAACAATTCAGAATATATCATTAAACTTCAATCTTTTTGCCATAAATTCACTGTCTGACAGAAATTTCTGCATGGGATTTAAACACACAAATAAATACGGCAGAAAATCAGGAGCTCTTTTCCTTGATGGTGAATTTCAGTATGATGTAGTCAGATACCTTGAAAAGGGAATTGAAGATCAGATAAAAATGCGACCTCTGTCTCTTTTCGCTGAAAAACGCTATGTTAATGCAACTGATCTGATTGCACTTCTGCTTGCATGGAGGATAATCAATAAAAGGATTTCATCATCACCAGATGAGTTTAATGCCCGATATTGTCGCATCTGA
- a CDS encoding DUF2193 domain-containing protein, with translation MTIYGKMIDEAMGAQRADVSILQKKRGTDFKVKDGKPYVDAVNKMKAGEGQSKTVIDLHVESVNAHFNTLTSLTDFVKPEDDPFVEHYQTPVVLEILYDEDPAFKKSVDKFIKQIGKSEALIGRESARRYAGFYGPTCVVDFAMIPGSTSNVVNQILTKTDIPADHKKALLAAKSWGMNTSYGVGDVFAKSVEKEMTLADAVKGEINELKHIYESPVSAQAELMDANNHSSFDVRKYMAEYRKKMEPVVKAAISDEVHYANIVTVPAYCVGDIAHHIAQSTYNMCKDDMVMGIIEAVTDVMENTLRQNVSKFKSVYQVTSVATGATAAAAEYILELDGFNGPTVVELLTKRYHNFVQLNPTRGAAAELHNCDFMDMVYRGWGIMDRARKVKNGSGNALKPTVSGLPVDLSPVDKHDVIQNPQRYVYPACAITVRFAAMMSLADYPCLLTSEPVTATMMTNIVALDKKTAAAPVRACKNCASASLVDFRHEYCQYREAV, from the coding sequence ATGACAATTTATGGAAAAATGATAGACGAAGCAATGGGGGCCCAGCGTGCTGATGTCTCCATCCTCCAGAAGAAGAGAGGAACCGATTTTAAAGTAAAAGACGGAAAACCGTACGTAGATGCGGTGAATAAGATGAAGGCCGGAGAAGGGCAGTCAAAAACTGTAATCGACCTTCATGTAGAATCAGTCAATGCCCACTTCAATACTCTTACATCATTAACAGACTTTGTAAAGCCCGAAGACGATCCATTTGTAGAGCACTACCAGACACCTGTTGTTCTTGAAATTCTGTATGATGAGGACCCTGCATTTAAAAAGAGCGTTGATAAATTCATCAAGCAGATCGGAAAGTCTGAGGCACTGATTGGACGTGAATCTGCCCGCAGATATGCAGGCTTTTACGGGCCTACATGTGTTGTTGACTTTGCAATGATTCCCGGAAGTACAAGCAATGTTGTAAACCAGATATTAACAAAAACAGATATTCCGGCAGATCACAAAAAAGCTCTTCTTGCCGCTAAATCCTGGGGAATGAATACATCATATGGTGTTGGTGATGTGTTTGCAAAAAGTGTTGAAAAAGAAATGACTCTTGCAGATGCTGTTAAAGGCGAGATAAATGAGTTAAAACACATTTATGAAAGTCCTGTTTCTGCACAGGCAGAGCTTATGGATGCAAACAATCACAGTTCTTTTGACGTCAGAAAATACATGGCCGAATACAGGAAGAAGATGGAACCTGTTGTAAAAGCGGCCATCAGTGACGAAGTACATTATGCAAACATTGTTACTGTTCCTGCGTACTGTGTTGGAGATATTGCCCATCACATTGCACAGTCCACATACAACATGTGCAAAGACGACATGGTCATGGGCATAATAGAGGCAGTAACTGATGTAATGGAAAATACTCTGCGCCAGAACGTATCAAAGTTTAAGAGCGTATATCAGGTGACATCTGTTGCAACCGGAGCAACAGCCGCCGCGGCGGAATACATCCTTGAACTTGACGGATTCAACGGTCCGACAGTTGTAGAGCTTCTCACAAAAAGGTACCACAACTTCGTTCAGTTAAATCCAACAAGAGGAGCTGCAGCAGAGCTTCACAACTGTGACTTCATGGACATGGTATATCGTGGATGGGGCATAATGGACAGGGCAAGGAAAGTTAAAAACGGCTCTGGAAATGCACTTAAACCAACTGTCAGCGGACTTCCGGTTGATCTGTCACCTGTTGACAAACATGATGTCATACAAAACCCACAGCGCTATGTATATCCGGCATGTGCAATTACAGTCAGATTTGCGGCAATGATGAGTCTTGCTGACTACCCGTGCCTGCTTACATCCGAGCCTGTAACTGCAACAATGATGACAAACATAGTTGCTCTTGACAAAAAGACTGCCGCGGCACCTGTCCGTGCCTGCAAGAACTGTGCATCTGCATCTCTTGTGGATTTCCGCCATGAATACTGCCAGTACAGGGAAGCAGTCTGA
- a CDS encoding helix-hairpin-helix domain-containing protein — MDLNNASYYELVQIPGIGKKGAGKISRKRKKNKISSVDDLSRLKI, encoded by the coding sequence ATGGACTTAAACAATGCCAGTTATTATGAGCTTGTGCAAATTCCGGGGATTGGAAAAAAAGGCGCAGGAAAAATCTCCAGAAAAAGAAAAAAAAATAAAATTTCTTCTGTAGATGATCTCTCACGCCTTAAAATTTAA
- a CDS encoding winged helix-turn-helix transcriptional regulator produces the protein MSEDDEIEKDELEELALFCTLNKDTVNAIIKEIKQDKRGVTITDIAEKTGLNKNTVRKYALILTSAGHIEERSCGHTKVFTISNRVGLTNLLDYVNEGIMLFDNEKNVIYKNKFFHDFLRIDDKGLKKLTDNEIFKKGILKIAITGFAEKEIELEIKKGMKINLNLRFVAVNSFDGKKLTAIFVKS, from the coding sequence TTGAGCGAAGATGATGAGATAGAAAAAGATGAACTTGAAGAACTGGCACTTTTTTGCACTCTTAATAAAGATACAGTAAATGCGATTATAAAAGAGATTAAACAGGACAAAAGAGGAGTTACAATAACAGATATCGCTGAGAAAACAGGCCTTAATAAAAACACCGTGAGAAAATATGCTCTTATTTTGACATCCGCCGGCCACATAGAAGAACGTTCGTGCGGGCATACAAAAGTTTTTACAATTTCAAACAGAGTCGGGCTTACAAACCTCCTGGATTATGTAAATGAAGGTATTATGCTTTTTGATAATGAAAAAAATGTCATTTACAAAAACAAATTTTTCCATGATTTTTTAAGAATTGACGATAAAGGGCTTAAAAAATTGACTGATAATGAAATATTCAAAAAAGGTATTTTAAAGATAGCAATCACAGGATTTGCGGAGAAAGAGATAGAACTGGAGATAAAAAAAGGCATGAAAATCAATCTTAACTTGCGATTTGTTGCAGTAAACAGTTTTGATGGTAAAAAACTAACTGCAATTTTTGTAAAATCATGA
- a CDS encoding DUF1848 domain-containing protein → MINNSANSSIKELNPVIVSASRATDIPAFYSDWFVNRIKEGYLIKFNPYNNRPYKINFCDTKFIVFWTKNPKPIIKHLPFFDSLGIRYYFQYTLNDYSREGYEKNVLPLKDRIETFKNLSDIIGKEKVVWRSDPLILSGKIALKDLLLRIEKTGDEISDYTKRLVISFFDNYKSVEKNLKKFGFSGIREFEKSEITEFATGLSSLNKKWNLGLSACSEDISLLKYKIAKGRCIDPNLIREICSDDSFMLKYLEENSGKDKSQRSLCGCIPSTDTGQYNTCIHGCAYCYATRNPVLAINNYRLLLKNPKSESMYLKGI, encoded by the coding sequence ATGATCAATAATTCAGCAAATTCATCTATAAAAGAGCTCAATCCGGTGATTGTTTCAGCAAGCCGTGCAACAGATATTCCGGCATTTTATTCGGACTGGTTTGTAAACCGGATAAAAGAAGGATATCTTATAAAATTTAATCCATATAACAACAGGCCTTATAAAATCAATTTTTGTGATACAAAATTCATAGTTTTCTGGACTAAAAACCCAAAACCTATTATTAAGCATCTCCCTTTTTTTGACAGTCTGGGAATCAGATATTACTTTCAGTACACTTTAAATGATTATTCACGTGAAGGATATGAGAAGAATGTTTTACCGCTTAAAGACAGAATTGAGACCTTTAAAAATTTGTCTGATATTATTGGGAAAGAAAAGGTTGTCTGGCGATCTGATCCACTTATATTATCTGGTAAAATAGCCTTAAAAGATCTTTTGTTGCGAATTGAAAAAACAGGTGATGAAATCTCAGATTATACAAAAAGGCTTGTCATAAGTTTTTTTGATAATTATAAATCAGTTGAAAAAAACTTAAAAAAATTTGGATTTTCTGGTATCCGGGAGTTTGAGAAAAGTGAAATAACTGAGTTTGCAACCGGTCTTTCCAGCCTTAATAAAAAGTGGAATCTTGGTTTGTCTGCATGCAGTGAAGATATTTCTCTTCTGAAATATAAAATAGCCAAAGGAAGATGCATTGACCCAAATCTGATACGGGAGATCTGTTCAGATGATTCTTTTATGTTAAAATATCTTGAAGAAAACAGTGGGAAGGATAAAAGTCAAAGGTCTCTTTGCGGGTGCATTCCTTCAACAGATACAGGACAATATAATACCTGTATTCACGGATGTGCCTATTGTTATGCCACCAGAAATCCTGTTCTTGCAATAAATAATTACAGGCTTTTACTGAAAAATCCTAAGAGTGAATCAATGTATTTAAAAGGCATCTGA
- the sepS gene encoding O-phosphoserine--tRNA ligase, whose amino-acid sequence MRFSAEKFRELAKSDFEAAWHEGEKIQKTVSLSEKYPRNIIRAAKKHPIAETIQRLREAYMMMGFDEARVPLFIDESDVYKQFGPEASAVLDRVFYLGGLPRPNVGIGKKQLESISKITGKDISEETEENLRKTLHAYKKSEIDGDELTHELAVVLDTDDGLVVNIMDEVFPEFRELSPESSRVTLRSHMTSGWFLTLGDIWDRVPLPIRQFSIDRCFRREQEEGPTRLMTYHSASCIIADEDVSVEDGKAVAAGLLSAFGFTDFEFRPDEKKSKYYVPETQTEVYARHPVHGWVEVATFGIYSPHSLAAYGVEVPVMNLGLGVERLSMIEYGAEDVRALTYPQFFPQNFTDLDIARAVSLKESPKTEEGIFIADSIVKTARDHFDEKSPCEFLACDIDFGFGCRVKVYVFEDEENSKLLGPAALNDVFVADGRILGLPDTSSYKKQREKGVNASISFIDAVANLAAAKIEEAVFYGENGSIDFKMIKVPSEINLKVEPWAMRYITDNNKKIDVRGPVFTAIRWEIEQSECHCDCEE is encoded by the coding sequence ATGAGATTTAGTGCAGAAAAATTCAGGGAACTGGCCAAATCAGATTTTGAAGCGGCGTGGCACGAGGGAGAAAAAATACAAAAGACAGTTTCACTCTCAGAGAAATATCCAAGAAATATAATTCGGGCGGCTAAAAAGCATCCCATAGCAGAGACTATCCAGAGGCTTCGTGAAGCATATATGATGATGGGTTTTGATGAGGCCCGTGTTCCACTCTTCATTGACGAATCTGATGTGTATAAGCAGTTTGGTCCTGAGGCCTCCGCAGTTTTGGACAGGGTTTTTTATCTGGGGGGTCTTCCCCGTCCAAATGTTGGTATTGGGAAAAAACAGCTTGAAAGCATTTCAAAAATAACCGGGAAGGATATTTCTGAAGAGACTGAGGAGAACCTTAGAAAGACTCTTCATGCCTACAAAAAATCCGAGATTGACGGTGATGAGTTAACGCACGAACTTGCAGTAGTTCTTGATACGGACGATGGTCTTGTTGTAAATATAATGGATGAGGTTTTTCCGGAATTTCGCGAGTTGTCACCGGAGTCTTCAAGAGTCACTCTTCGTTCACATATGACTTCAGGATGGTTTTTGACACTTGGCGATATCTGGGACAGGGTTCCTCTTCCAATCCGCCAGTTTTCAATTGACAGGTGTTTTCGCCGTGAACAGGAAGAAGGCCCGACACGCCTGATGACATATCATTCGGCATCGTGTATAATTGCCGATGAGGATGTTTCGGTTGAGGATGGAAAAGCGGTTGCCGCAGGTCTATTGTCTGCATTTGGATTTACTGATTTTGAGTTCAGGCCTGATGAGAAGAAGTCAAAATATTATGTTCCTGAAACCCAGACAGAGGTCTATGCCAGACATCCTGTTCATGGCTGGGTTGAGGTTGCAACATTTGGCATTTACTCTCCGCATTCTCTGGCGGCATATGGTGTGGAAGTTCCGGTTATGAACTTAGGTCTTGGTGTCGAGCGCCTTTCCATGATAGAGTACGGAGCAGAGGATGTAAGAGCATTAACCTACCCGCAGTTCTTTCCGCAGAATTTCACAGATTTGGATATTGCCCGTGCAGTCTCCCTAAAAGAATCACCAAAGACAGAGGAAGGTATTTTTATAGCAGACTCAATTGTAAAAACAGCCCGTGATCATTTCGATGAAAAAAGTCCCTGTGAATTTTTAGCATGCGATATTGATTTTGGTTTTGGATGCAGAGTTAAGGTTTATGTCTTTGAGGATGAGGAAAACTCAAAACTTTTAGGCCCTGCGGCGCTAAACGATGTTTTTGTTGCGGACGGAAGAATTCTTGGTCTTCCGGATACTTCCAGCTACAAAAAACAGCGTGAAAAGGGGGTTAATGCTTCTATTTCATTCATTGACGCTGTTGCCAATCTTGCGGCGGCAAAAATAGAAGAAGCAGTTTTTTACGGTGAAAATGGCAGTATTGACTTTAAAATGATTAAAGTTCCATCAGAAATAAATCTGAAAGTTGAACCCTGGGCGATGAGGTATATCACCGACAACAACAAAAAAATTGATGTCAGAGGGCCGGTTTTTACTGCAATAAGATGGGAGATCGAACAGTCCGAGTGCCACTGTGACTGCGAAGAGTAA
- the twy1 gene encoding 4-demethylwyosine synthase TYW1 — protein MQSEACKSLEKQGYQFFSKKSSAALKPCMWNKRALLGGDMCYKHQFYNISSHRCVQMTPTLKCNQRCLFCWRSMEYEVEEEEECPPEIILERMHALQKKSLAGYNWILESSTATEKLWNEALNPDMIAISLSGEPTLYSKLPELIELFKRGNNTTFLVSNATKPEMIERCHPYQTYISLDAPDKKTYLSVCRPEEDFWGEIQKSLSLLKDRRSAIRTTVVKGLNDFGAEEYAKMYQSSGADFIEVKGYMFVGHSRQRLVRENMPEHDYVRDFALEISKYCDYKIIDENPLSRVVCMRRL, from the coding sequence ATGCAGTCAGAAGCATGTAAATCCCTTGAAAAACAGGGATATCAGTTTTTCTCAAAAAAGTCATCTGCCGCCTTAAAACCATGCATGTGGAACAAACGGGCGCTTTTAGGCGGCGACATGTGCTACAAGCACCAGTTTTACAATATTTCAAGCCACCGGTGTGTTCAGATGACGCCTACATTAAAGTGTAATCAAAGATGCCTTTTTTGCTGGCGTTCGATGGAGTATGAAGTCGAAGAAGAAGAGGAGTGTCCGCCTGAGATTATCCTTGAAAGGATGCATGCTCTTCAGAAGAAATCTCTTGCAGGATATAACTGGATTTTAGAATCAAGCACAGCAACAGAGAAGCTATGGAATGAAGCACTTAACCCTGATATGATTGCAATATCGCTTTCCGGTGAGCCTACGCTTTACTCTAAGCTTCCAGAACTTATTGAACTTTTTAAGAGAGGAAACAACACAACATTCTTAGTCTCTAACGCAACGAAGCCGGAGATGATTGAGCGCTGTCATCCGTATCAGACCTACATCTCACTTGATGCACCTGATAAAAAGACTTATCTTTCAGTCTGCCGGCCTGAAGAAGACTTTTGGGGAGAAATTCAAAAGAGTCTGTCGCTTTTAAAAGATCGGCGCTCTGCAATAAGGACAACTGTTGTGAAAGGTCTAAACGATTTTGGTGCAGAAGAATATGCAAAAATGTATCAGAGTTCAGGTGCAGATTTCATTGAGGTAAAGGGATATATGTTTGTCGGGCACAGCCGGCAGAGACTTGTGAGGGAGAATATGCCCGAACATGATTATGTTCGTGATTTCGCTTTGGAAATCTCAAAATACTGTGATTATAAAATAATAGATGAAAATCCCCTGTCAAGGGTGGTTTGCATGAGAAGGCTGTAA
- a CDS encoding PAS domain-containing protein: protein MQTGYLPNDKKITQYFSLIITGTTAAALVITIVCLTHNIDTIYYHLYYIPIIIAAICYPKKGFYFTLLLTILFLFITFVITKGEEGIFYENIIRSIVFIGVGAIASTLSEVLREDSLKYQRLFDNSGAATAVISKSGKIIYCNKDFERITRYDFKELKKKFLPELISSDDRDEIFKKPEDTLQKPDVKKQIHPKELKNAEIKIVKKNGETCYTLASLHKINELGIILLSVIDVSLKVKTEKILKIKEERYKNLFQQSTDAIFIHSVKGKIFDANKNACKLTGYTLDELKEINLTDLHPDTEAEKIEKCIESLENSGHCEFESIFKNSNGNTNYIDIRSVIVDKDTMVAQSIIRDITLRKKNDNALHTASKKLSILSSITRHDIINQIMVALANLEFAEMDSKDENILPYLDKAGASVRIIQKQIEFSKDYQDMGGKPPKWQNIEEIIQISLNNQNIPENISVYSDVAGVEIYADHMLEKVFSNLIGNSLMHGGNFTEIKIMLGNDDGFFRINYSDNGSGIPNDKKEFIFRAGYGSNQGFGLYLVREILAITGISIEETGIFGKGVNFEIKVPANDIRFIGN from the coding sequence ATGCAAACCGGATATCTGCCAAATGACAAAAAAATAACACAATATTTCTCCTTAATAATTACAGGAACAACAGCCGCGGCACTGGTAATTACAATCGTCTGCCTCACTCACAATATAGACACTATTTATTATCATTTATACTACATTCCAATAATAATCGCGGCAATCTGCTATCCAAAAAAAGGATTTTACTTTACTCTTCTTCTGACAATTCTTTTTTTGTTCATAACATTTGTAATAACCAAAGGAGAAGAAGGCATATTTTATGAGAATATCATAAGGAGTATTGTCTTTATCGGAGTTGGCGCAATTGCATCAACTCTTTCTGAAGTACTCCGTGAAGACAGTCTGAAATATCAAAGACTTTTTGATAATTCAGGCGCGGCGACTGCAGTAATCAGCAAATCAGGAAAAATAATCTATTGCAATAAAGACTTTGAAAGAATTACCCGGTATGACTTCAAAGAACTCAAAAAAAAGTTTTTGCCTGAACTGATAAGCTCTGATGACAGAGATGAAATTTTTAAAAAACCTGAAGATACTTTACAAAAACCAGATGTAAAAAAGCAAATTCATCCTAAAGAGCTAAAAAATGCAGAAATCAAAATTGTGAAAAAAAATGGTGAGACATGCTATACTCTGGCATCACTGCACAAAATAAATGAACTTGGAATAATTTTATTGTCAGTAATAGATGTTTCATTAAAGGTAAAAACAGAAAAAATCCTAAAAATCAAAGAAGAAAGATACAAAAATCTCTTTCAGCAATCAACAGATGCAATCTTCATTCATTCTGTAAAAGGAAAAATATTTGATGCAAACAAAAATGCCTGCAAACTGACAGGATACACACTGGATGAATTAAAAGAGATAAATTTGACAGATCTTCACCCGGATACAGAGGCTGAAAAGATTGAAAAATGTATTGAATCCCTGGAAAATTCAGGTCATTGTGAATTTGAAAGCATATTTAAAAATTCAAACGGCAATACAAATTATATTGACATCCGATCAGTTATCGTTGACAAAGACACAATGGTTGCTCAGTCAATAATACGCGATATAACTCTTCGCAAAAAAAATGATAATGCCCTTCACACAGCTTCTAAAAAGCTTAGCATTCTATCCTCAATAACAAGACATGACATCATAAATCAGATAATGGTTGCTTTAGCAAACCTTGAATTTGCAGAGATGGATTCAAAGGATGAAAATATACTACCTTATCTTGATAAAGCAGGTGCATCTGTGAGAATAATTCAAAAACAGATTGAGTTTAGCAAAGATTATCAGGATATGGGTGGAAAGCCTCCAAAATGGCAGAATATTGAAGAGATTATTCAAATATCTCTAAACAACCAGAATATTCCTGAAAATATCTCAGTATATTCTGATGTCGCCGGTGTTGAAATCTACGCTGATCATATGCTTGAAAAGGTCTTTTCCAACCTTATTGGAAATTCGCTTATGCATGGAGGAAATTTTACTGAAATCAAAATAATGTTGGGAAATGATGATGGATTTTTCAGAATAAATTACTCAGATAACGGATCTGGAATTCCAAATGATAAAAAAGAGTTCATATTCAGGGCAGGTTATGGAAGCAACCAGGGTTTTGGACTTTACCTTGTAAGAGAAATTCTGGCAATCACAGGTATTTCAATAGAAGAGACAGGAATCTTTGGCAAAGGAGTAAATTTCGAGATTAAAGTTCCGGCAAATGACATTAGATTTATAGGAAATTGA